A single genomic interval of Zingiber officinale cultivar Zhangliang chromosome 4A, Zo_v1.1, whole genome shotgun sequence harbors:
- the LOC121972246 gene encoding F-box protein FBW2-like codes for MAEGSDARAWEELIPDALGLIFRNLPLQEIFTVIPRVCKLWSRVVLGPYCWQEIDIDEWSQHYKPEQLDKMLHMLIDRSYGSFHRLSVSGLHTESMFTLIADHAGSLQRLELPRSEMNDAIVKLVAPRLCNLTYLDVSYCSKIGACAIEAFGSLSFRSLSLRPHRFQFLRQGKSIALSVPVPSAMRLWSWAVNWYSLPRRRINFYNFTFNQDIMKQIC; via the exons ATGGCTGAAGGGAGTGATGCGAGGGCGTGGGAGGAGCTGATCCCCGATGCCCTGGGCCTCATCTTCCGCAACCTCCCTCTCCAAGAGATCTTCACCGTTATTCCTAGGGTCTGCAAATTGTGGTCGCGAGTAGTATTGGGCCCCTACTGCTGGCAGGAAATCGACATCGACGAGTGGAGCCAGCACTACAAGCCAGAGCAACTCGATAAAATGCTTCACATGCTCATAGATCGCAGCTATGGCTCCTTCCACAGGCTCAGTGTTTCCGGCCTCCATACCGAGTCCATGTTCACCTTAATTGCAGACCA TGCTGGTTCCCTTCAGAGGTTGGAGCTTCCAAGAAGTGAAATGAACGATGCCATTGTCAAACTTGTTGCACCAAGATTGTGCAATTTGACTTACTTGGATGTCAGCTACTGCTCAAAGATAGGTGCTTGTGCGATCGAAGCGTTTGGATCTCTCTCTTTCCGATCCCTATCACTACGCCCTCATCGCTTCCAATTCCTTCGTCAAGGTAAAAGCATCGCACTCTCGGTTCCGGTTCCTTCAGCGATGCGGCTGTGGAGCTGGGCCGTGAACTGGTACTCCCTCCCTCGAAGACGAATTAACTTCTACAACTTCACCTTCAATCAAGACATCATGAAACAAATATGCTGA